Proteins encoded together in one Telopea speciosissima isolate NSW1024214 ecotype Mountain lineage chromosome 4, Tspe_v1, whole genome shotgun sequence window:
- the LOC122659875 gene encoding 1-aminocyclopropane-1-carboxylate synthase 3-like produces the protein MKCLSRKVTCNSHGQDSSYFLGWQEYEKNPYDEVRNPNGIIQMGLAENQLSFDLIELWLSKNPDAAGFKRNGESIFRELALFQDYHGLPAFKKALVEFMAELRGYKVSFEPKKLVLTAGSTSANETLMFCLAEPGEAFLLPTPYYPGFDRDLKWRTGVEIIPIQCSSSNGFQITQSALDEAYKQAQKSNLRVKGVLITNPSNPLGTTISGEELNLLIDFVSAKEIHLISDEIYSGTVFDSPGFISVLEALKERNLEEESDVWNRVHIVYSLSKDLGLPGFRVGALYSNDEVVVAAATKMSSFGLVSSQTQYLLSVMLSDKNFTSNYIAENQRKLRERHDMLVSGLREVGIGCLKSSAGLFCWVDMRHLLSSNTFEEEMKLWKKILYEVGLNISPGSSCHCTEPGWFRVCFANMAEETLNLSLQRVKAFVESTTMNSSNRDVGARQSTRNSRRRSLTKWVLRLSSHDRESER, from the exons ATGAAGTGTCTTTCCAGAAAGGTCACGTGCAATTCTCATGGGCAAGACTCTTCATACTTCTTAGGTTGGCAGGAATACGAGAAGAATCCATACGATGAGGTTCGGAATCCAAATGGAATTATACAGATGGGTCTTGCAGAGAATCAG CTATCCTTTGACCTCATCGAATTGTGGCTATCCAAGAACCCAGACGCTGCTGGCTTCAAGAGAAACGGAGAATCTATATTCAGAGAACTCGCTCTGTTCCAAGATTACCACGGCTTACCCGCCTTTAAGAAG GCTTTGGTAGAATTCATGGCGGAGTTAAGAGGATACAAAGTAAGCTTTGAGCCAAAGAAGCTGGTCCTCACTGCTGGTTCAACTTCGGCTAACGAGACTCTCATGTTTTGCTTGGCTGAACCTGGTGAAGCATTCCTTCTCCCGACACCATACTACCCAGG GTTTGATAGAGATCTTAAATGGAGAACCGGTGTAGAGATCATCCCAATACAATGCTCAAGCTCAAACGGTTTTCAAATTACTCAATCTGCATTGGATGAAGCTTACaaacaagctcaaaaaagtaattTAAGGGTTAAAGGTGTTCTTATCACTAATCCTTCAAACCCATTAGGTACTACTATAAGTGGAGAAGAGCTTAATCTTCTAATCGACTTTGTTTCTGCAAAAGAGATCCATTTAATAAGCGATGAAATCTACTCTGGAACCGTGTTTGACTCACCAGGATTCATCAGCGTTCTAGAAGCTTTAAAGGAAAGAAACCTTGAAGAAGAAAGTGATGTTTGGAACCGGGTTCACATCGTCTACAGTCTTTCCAAAGATCTTGGATTGCCCGGGTTCCGAGTTGGTGCTCTTTACTCAAATGACGAAGTGGTTGTCGCCGCCGCAACCAAAATGTCGAGCTTTGGGCTCGTTTCATCTCAAACACAATACCTTCTCTCTGTTATGCTTTCAGATAAGAATTTTACGAGCAATTATATTGCTGAGAACCAGAGGAAGCTTCGAGAAAGACATGACATGCTCGTTTCAGGCCTGAGAGAAGTTGGTATTGGGTGTTTGAAGAGTAGCGCTGGGTTGTTCTGTTGGGTTGATATGAGACATCTCTTAAGCTCCAACACTTTTGAAGAAGAGATGAAGCTGTGGAAGAAAATCTTATATGAAGTTGGGTTAAATATCTCTCCTGGGTCTTCTTGTCATTGTACTGAACCGGGTTGGTTCCGGGTTTGCTTTGCTAACATGGCTGAAGAGACATTAAACCTTTCATTGCAAAGGGTTAAGGCCTTCGTGGAATCCACAACCATGAATAGCAGCAACAGAGACGTTGGTGCGCGACAGTCCACAAGAAACTCAAGAAGGAGATCACTCACTAAGTGGGTTCTCCGGTTATCATCTCATGATAGGGAATCCGAGCGTTAA